From Emcibacter nanhaiensis, one genomic window encodes:
- a CDS encoding acyl-CoA dehydrogenase family protein, protein MSASSFADVAYDEAVQRTRDLVPVLRERAERSAKERIVLPETLDAFHRSGVLRALQPKRYGGMELDFTSVFDIGFEMGRGCASTSWTLVNLMIHHWMLALYDDKAQEDIWGDNPDAGIASGVIPSQGQATPVDGGYEVSGYWNFSSGVHVSDWNMLATTVRDGDKVVDLRLVLLHKSQYEVIDDWQVIGMEATGSMSVKAEKVFVPEHRALSMYQLGGGDVAPGTKVNTSPLYKVALSMLSGHVIGSAIAGNAQGALEMTIDSIKQRSAVTTGAKLRDIQAVQMRIGKAGAKIDAGVNIIRHDMLEGQDIARAGGVPDQERKLRSKRNVSFGAGLFREAVDEVFTLAGANAIYHRYPIQRMFRDTYAGSSHILFSPDINYSTWGLLALGGVVNNPTL, encoded by the coding sequence ATGAGTGCAAGTTCCTTTGCCGATGTAGCCTATGACGAGGCGGTCCAGCGGACACGCGATCTTGTGCCCGTGCTGAGGGAGCGTGCCGAAAGATCTGCAAAGGAACGTATTGTCCTGCCGGAGACGCTGGATGCATTTCATCGTTCGGGCGTGTTGCGCGCCCTGCAGCCGAAACGTTACGGCGGGATGGAACTGGATTTCACAAGCGTTTTTGATATCGGATTTGAGATGGGGCGCGGATGTGCGTCCACCTCCTGGACACTGGTGAACCTGATGATCCACCACTGGATGCTCGCGCTTTACGATGACAAGGCCCAGGAGGACATCTGGGGGGATAATCCCGATGCCGGGATCGCCTCCGGCGTCATTCCCTCCCAGGGGCAGGCTACACCGGTTGATGGCGGGTATGAGGTGAGCGGCTATTGGAATTTCTCAAGCGGCGTACATGTTTCCGATTGGAATATGCTGGCGACAACCGTGCGCGACGGGGACAAAGTTGTCGATCTGCGCCTGGTTTTGCTGCACAAGTCGCAATATGAAGTGATCGACGACTGGCAGGTCATCGGCATGGAAGCCACCGGCAGCATGTCAGTGAAGGCCGAGAAGGTTTTTGTTCCCGAACATCGCGCCCTGAGCATGTATCAGCTTGGCGGGGGAGATGTGGCTCCGGGGACAAAGGTCAATACCAGTCCTTTGTACAAGGTGGCTTTGTCCATGCTGTCCGGCCACGTTATCGGATCCGCCATTGCAGGTAATGCGCAGGGCGCCCTGGAGATGACGATCGATTCCATCAAGCAGCGAAGCGCCGTTACGACAGGCGCCAAACTGCGCGACATTCAGGCGGTGCAGATGCGGATCGGTAAGGCGGGGGCGAAGATCGATGCCGGTGTAAATATCATTCGCCACGACATGCTTGAGGGCCAGGATATTGCCAGGGCCGGCGGAGTGCCTGACCAGGAGCGGAAACTTCGCTCGAAGCGAAATGTGTCCTTCGGGGCGGGTTTGTTCCGGGAAGCTGTCGATGAGGTCTTTACCCTGGCGGGCGCCAACGCCATCTATCACCGTTACCCGATCCAGCGAATGTTCCGGGATACCTATGCCGGCAGCAGCCACATTCTGTTCTCTCCGGATATCAACTATTCGACCTGGGGGCTGCTGGCCTTGGGCGGTGTGGTGAATAATCCGACGCTCTAG
- a CDS encoding VOC family protein: MALKIVGIHHHGIRVGDNGEPLDDVFDFYTNVLGMDYDKSRPQIIPGWWMNTGSTGQIHLMGGPYPSPVSKGPGKDPCDPHVALAVESMDDTIAELDRMGVPYYKSVAGDTKQVFVHDPCGNMIELHQVDQCRCTARGRGEGE; encoded by the coding sequence ATGGCACTCAAAATAGTAGGTATTCATCATCACGGTATTCGCGTGGGAGACAACGGTGAACCGCTGGATGATGTCTTTGATTTCTATACCAATGTTCTGGGTATGGACTATGACAAAAGCCGGCCGCAGATTATTCCAGGCTGGTGGATGAATACGGGCAGCACCGGGCAGATCCATCTCATGGGAGGACCATATCCGTCACCTGTTTCCAAAGGGCCGGGAAAAGACCCCTGCGACCCGCATGTTGCGCTGGCCGTCGAGAGTATGGATGACACCATCGCTGAGCTGGACCGGATGGGCGTTCCTTATTACAAAAGCGTGGCCGGCGATACCAAACAGGTCTTTGTTCATGACCCCTGCGGCAACATGATCGAGCTGCACCAGGTCGACCAGTGCCGCTGCACTGCCCGCGGCCGGGGAGAGGGGGAATGA
- a CDS encoding SMP-30/gluconolactonase/LRE family protein has product MTLEGELVATGLEFPEGPVVMPDGSFLVVEIAGGRLTRILPDGELQTVAELGAGPNGAAIGPDGHCYVCNNGGFTWQNEKGFTRPTGVPEDYVGGSIQRVNLETGEVEVLYTQCDGVPLHGPNDIVFDNKGGFWFTDWGKKFESHMMHGALYYARTDGSLIRCAAAHLLTANGVSLSPDESIVYVAETETSRLWRYPIIGEGEVGKEPWPNTNGGQLVHGLSGFQRFDSMAVEENGNICVATLVTGGISVFSPEGEFLEFHKAPESFCTNICFGGEDMQTAYITLSGYGQLLAVRWPRPGLRLPHQSSS; this is encoded by the coding sequence ATGACATTGGAAGGGGAACTGGTTGCCACCGGTCTGGAGTTTCCGGAAGGGCCGGTCGTCATGCCGGACGGGAGTTTCCTGGTGGTGGAAATCGCCGGCGGACGCCTGACCAGAATTCTTCCTGACGGGGAACTGCAGACTGTTGCGGAACTCGGCGCCGGCCCGAACGGGGCGGCAATTGGACCGGACGGCCATTGCTATGTCTGTAATAATGGCGGGTTTACCTGGCAGAACGAGAAAGGATTTACCCGCCCGACCGGTGTGCCCGAGGATTATGTCGGCGGTTCGATCCAGCGTGTAAACCTGGAAACCGGCGAAGTGGAGGTATTGTATACCCAGTGTGACGGCGTGCCGTTGCATGGCCCCAATGATATCGTTTTTGACAACAAGGGCGGGTTCTGGTTCACGGACTGGGGAAAGAAATTCGAAAGTCATATGATGCACGGGGCACTTTATTATGCCCGGACGGACGGAAGTCTGATCCGCTGTGCCGCCGCTCATCTGCTGACGGCAAATGGCGTCAGCCTGTCTCCGGATGAAAGTATCGTTTATGTGGCGGAAACGGAAACCAGCCGTCTGTGGCGTTATCCGATTATCGGCGAGGGAGAAGTCGGCAAGGAGCCGTGGCCCAACACCAACGGCGGCCAACTGGTCCATGGCTTGTCCGGATTTCAACGCTTTGATTCAATGGCGGTGGAGGAAAACGGCAATATCTGCGTGGCGACCCTGGTCACCGGCGGCATCAGCGTTTTCTCGCCAGAGGGGGAGTTCCTCGAATTCCACAAGGCGCCGGAAAGTTTCTGCACCAATATCTGTTTCGGCGGGGAGGATATGCAGACGGCTTACATTACACTGTCAGGCTATGGCCAGTTGCTGGCCGTGCGCTGGCCCAGGCCGGGACTGCGGCTGCCCCATCAATCGAGCTCGTAA
- a CDS encoding LysR family transcriptional regulator produces the protein MHLKGLDLNLLIILDALLKERNVTKAADRVCISQPAASAALSKLRHFTGDELLQKVGRTFVLTPRAQALVKPVEDILRQIEKTMIPSPDFDPARVDRTFKIAMSSYVGNLLTDGIMDKLINVYPKISLDVESLRTDSVARVKEGKIDFCIATLPTAFLDWPEAREEYNYSFLFEDEWVVLASAENDLVTNNLTFEEFCALPYIETRLGRNLRTPIDQILDCKNRRPQTRLSVPHFELAITHTMHSDCITVVPSMLVNDLERPFLKMVRVPFETPTIEEHLIWDARNEDEPDIKWFRELLMEITLELGHSTLHNIQGSVPVISVAN, from the coding sequence TTGCACTTAAAAGGACTTGATCTAAATCTTTTGATTATTCTTGATGCGCTTCTCAAGGAGCGGAACGTGACCAAGGCGGCGGACCGGGTATGTATTTCCCAGCCTGCCGCGAGCGCCGCATTATCGAAATTGCGTCACTTTACCGGCGATGAACTTTTGCAAAAGGTCGGGCGGACTTTTGTGCTTACGCCCCGCGCGCAGGCATTGGTGAAGCCGGTGGAAGATATTCTGCGCCAGATTGAAAAGACGATGATCCCGAGCCCGGATTTTGATCCCGCCAGGGTGGACAGAACTTTCAAAATAGCCATGTCGTCCTATGTCGGCAACCTGTTGACGGACGGTATCATGGACAAACTTATCAATGTCTATCCCAAGATATCCCTGGATGTGGAAAGTCTCCGTACTGATTCCGTCGCACGCGTGAAGGAAGGCAAGATCGACTTTTGTATCGCGACACTGCCGACAGCCTTCCTGGACTGGCCGGAGGCGAGGGAAGAATATAACTACAGCTTTCTTTTTGAGGATGAATGGGTGGTTCTTGCCTCGGCAGAAAATGACCTGGTGACAAATAACCTTACTTTTGAAGAATTCTGTGCACTGCCCTACATCGAAACGCGCCTGGGCAGAAATCTGCGTACGCCGATCGATCAGATCCTTGATTGCAAAAACCGCCGGCCACAGACCAGGCTCAGTGTGCCGCATTTTGAGCTGGCCATAACCCATACCATGCATTCTGACTGTATTACCGTGGTGCCGTCGATGTTGGTCAATGATCTGGAGCGTCCTTTCCTGAAGATGGTAAGGGTGCCGTTCGAAACACCGACCATTGAAGAACATCTGATTTGGGACGCACGGAATGAAGACGAGCCTGACATCAAATGGTTCCGGGAGCTGTTGATGGAGATTACCCTGGAACTGGGGCATTCGACACTTCACAATATTCAGGGTAGTGTCCCTGTAATTTCGGTGGCGAATTGA
- a CDS encoding TetR/AcrR family transcriptional regulator, with translation MAKKRRMGAEDSEVRAKLIKAAAEVLKTEGYASFSARKVGARAGLTPQLLYYYFKTMDDLLIAVIREFNEIRHVRLQEALESADPLRAIWELNIDNDLARLTAELTSIAARHEKARLEVIDSADQLRKMQIEAVSKLLPREKTSEDQVSASEALMVGVALARLLVTEDALGFSAGHEEVLNFVERMLARYRQDETGKS, from the coding sequence ATGGCAAAAAAACGCCGCATGGGGGCTGAAGATTCAGAAGTCCGCGCCAAGCTGATCAAGGCGGCGGCAGAAGTTCTGAAGACTGAAGGCTACGCCAGTTTTTCCGCGCGTAAGGTCGGCGCCAGGGCCGGGCTGACCCCACAGCTTCTTTACTATTATTTCAAGACCATGGACGACCTTCTTATCGCCGTGATCCGTGAATTTAACGAGATACGTCATGTCCGATTACAGGAGGCGCTGGAGTCTGCTGATCCACTGCGCGCCATTTGGGAACTGAATATTGACAATGATCTCGCGCGCTTGACCGCCGAGTTGACCTCAATCGCCGCCCGCCACGAAAAAGCCCGTCTTGAAGTCATCGATTCCGCAGACCAGTTGCGCAAAATGCAGATAGAGGCGGTGTCAAAACTGCTTCCCCGCGAGAAAACAAGCGAAGACCAGGTTTCTGCCTCCGAAGCGCTGATGGTCGGCGTAGCTCTGGCCAGATTGCTGGTTACAGAGGATGCCCTGGGGTTTTCGGCCGGGCATGAAGAGGTCCTGAATTTCGTTGAACGGATGCTCGCCCGCTATCGCCAGGATGAAACCGGCAAATCATAA
- a CDS encoding thiamine pyrophosphate-binding protein, whose amino-acid sequence MPETDIPVYEALVTDIKNLGVECVFGLMSDDTAELVALIDAAGMRFYSARHENNAVSMAEGYAAATGRLGIALIGRGPATANSMNGINYANRTGSPVLVLYGDAANTGPQPNALGPDLKSLNSQAVLEAVGIKTFRASDGLTARSTFVQAAASALSRTTALLLPVNILQARVSPTDTVPEGIDPVLPAPQPARDSAVRSATSLLEKSRKPLIIAGAGAHAAGARDAIIKLADQIGAALVTSLKGKDMFRGHPFDCGILGSLSHAGGRWLIDQADCILAIGVGLNQMTTSYRQALPEGAPLIHVDNCRPHIGRWYDADVSLVGDARLVAEQLCDIIPARSQAEMEMRTKENSRWLAGFTLADDFEARHTEHTVDSRSLTLELVRLLPENRNVVWDSGNMLGNATYFSVPGPSHFKHTSDTASIGMGFGTAMGFAAGTPERTTVLAMGDGSFLMNQGELETVAREDIPLVIVIYNDCAYGAELHYLKEKNIPVNLTQFPDIDYAPIAEAYGFKAYTVRSLDDLRAIAPVLEKPEGQIFLDCKINAAVAAPFMLEIAELSRKK is encoded by the coding sequence ATGCCGGAAACTGACATTCCTGTTTATGAAGCCCTGGTCACCGATATCAAAAACCTGGGCGTTGAATGTGTGTTCGGGTTAATGAGCGATGATACAGCTGAACTTGTCGCGCTGATCGACGCGGCAGGTATGAGGTTTTACAGCGCACGCCATGAAAATAACGCGGTTTCAATGGCGGAAGGATATGCCGCCGCGACCGGCCGGCTGGGCATTGCCCTGATCGGACGCGGACCGGCGACCGCCAACAGCATGAACGGCATAAATTACGCCAACCGAACCGGGTCCCCGGTTCTTGTCCTTTATGGCGATGCCGCAAATACCGGCCCCCAGCCTAACGCCCTCGGGCCTGACCTGAAGAGTCTGAACAGCCAGGCGGTGCTCGAGGCTGTCGGCATAAAAACCTTCAGGGCAAGCGACGGCCTCACCGCCCGCAGCACCTTTGTGCAGGCGGCGGCCTCCGCCCTGAGCCGCACCACCGCATTACTGTTGCCCGTCAACATCCTGCAGGCCCGCGTTTCCCCGACAGATACCGTCCCGGAAGGCATCGATCCGGTGCTTCCTGCCCCGCAGCCGGCGCGCGACAGTGCGGTCCGGTCTGCGACGTCCCTGTTGGAAAAAAGCCGCAAGCCGCTGATCATTGCCGGCGCCGGCGCCCACGCGGCGGGGGCACGGGACGCGATCATCAAGCTTGCCGATCAGATCGGCGCCGCCCTGGTCACCTCGTTAAAAGGCAAGGATATGTTTCGCGGCCACCCCTTTGACTGCGGCATCCTGGGATCGCTGTCACATGCCGGCGGGCGCTGGCTGATCGATCAGGCCGATTGCATTCTTGCCATCGGTGTCGGACTCAATCAGATGACGACGAGCTACAGACAAGCCCTGCCGGAGGGCGCGCCGCTCATTCACGTGGACAATTGCCGTCCTCATATCGGCCGCTGGTATGATGCAGATGTCTCTCTTGTCGGAGACGCCAGGCTGGTCGCGGAGCAATTGTGCGATATCATTCCCGCCCGTTCCCAGGCGGAAATGGAAATGCGCACTAAAGAGAATTCCCGCTGGCTCGCTGGCTTCACCCTTGCCGACGATTTTGAAGCCCGGCACACAGAACATACCGTGGACAGCCGGTCTCTTACCCTGGAGCTCGTGCGGTTGCTGCCGGAAAACCGGAATGTGGTCTGGGACTCCGGCAACATGCTTGGCAACGCCACCTATTTTTCCGTGCCCGGCCCGTCTCATTTCAAGCATACCAGCGACACCGCCTCGATCGGTATGGGGTTTGGGACGGCCATGGGCTTTGCGGCCGGAACCCCGGAGCGGACCACCGTCCTTGCGATGGGAGATGGCAGCTTCCTGATGAACCAGGGGGAACTGGAAACAGTTGCCCGGGAAGATATTCCGCTTGTCATTGTGATTTATAATGATTGCGCCTATGGGGCAGAACTGCATTACCTCAAGGAAAAGAATATACCGGTCAACCTGACACAATTTCCGGATATTGACTATGCGCCGATTGCCGAAGCTTATGGGTTCAAGGCGTACACAGTCCGCAGCCTGGATGACCTGCGGGCGATTGCCCCGGTGCTGGAGAAGCCGGAAGGACAAATATTCCTCGACTGCAAGATCAACGCCGCCGTGGCAGCCCCTTTCATGCTCGAAATTGCTGAACTCTCCCGCAAGAAATAA
- a CDS encoding TauD/TfdA dioxygenase family protein gives MNWSSEIIKPGVGAVVHADAAATKDPAFADYCLDLLYKQGALILPQINLSDEEQLEFNDRLGARVNFTDNIAGGNEAAKDVYTITLDPKVNTEPEYVLGTFFWHIDGMCSPIAPPKYTVLSCRKAPDKGGQTEFANTYAAFEALPEDEQKFLEGLRVLHSVTAAVRAVAEPDEIKDARKRGAQHERPLVYTNPDSGRKCMLIGYSADYIVGMSKPEGRALIARLTEWAAQPAFSVMHTWTEGDMAIWDNCGVLHRARPYSSDTGRRMHRTSVAGVEDGAAA, from the coding sequence ATGAACTGGTCTTCAGAAATTATCAAACCCGGTGTGGGCGCCGTTGTCCACGCCGATGCCGCCGCGACAAAGGACCCGGCCTTCGCAGATTATTGCCTGGACCTGCTGTACAAGCAGGGAGCGCTCATCCTGCCGCAGATCAACCTGAGCGATGAGGAGCAGCTGGAATTCAATGACCGTCTTGGCGCCCGCGTGAATTTTACCGACAATATTGCCGGCGGCAACGAGGCGGCCAAGGACGTCTACACGATCACGCTTGATCCCAAGGTCAATACCGAGCCCGAATATGTGCTGGGAACCTTCTTCTGGCACATCGATGGCATGTGTTCTCCGATCGCACCGCCGAAATATACGGTTCTGTCCTGTCGCAAGGCGCCTGACAAAGGCGGGCAGACTGAATTTGCCAACACCTATGCGGCGTTTGAAGCCCTGCCGGAGGATGAGCAGAAGTTCCTGGAGGGACTGCGGGTCCTGCATAGTGTGACGGCGGCTGTTCGCGCAGTGGCTGAGCCTGACGAGATCAAGGACGCAAGAAAGCGCGGTGCGCAGCATGAGCGGCCACTGGTATACACGAACCCGGACTCCGGTCGCAAATGCATGTTGATCGGCTATAGTGCGGACTACATTGTCGGCATGTCCAAGCCGGAAGGGCGTGCCTTGATTGCGCGTCTGACAGAGTGGGCCGCCCAGCCGGCGTTCAGCGTGATGCACACCTGGACCGAAGGGGATATGGCGATCTGGGACAATTGTGGTGTGCTGCACCGGGCCCGGCCGTACAGCTCCGATACCGGTCGCCGCATGCACAGGACGTCCGTTGCCGGTGTCGAGGACGGCGCAGCCGCCTGA
- a CDS encoding SDR family NAD(P)-dependent oxidoreductase, whose translation MRLENKVAVITGAGSGMGKAMAEGFAAEGAKIVCADISGKQDEVAAALGEAAVSIHVDVAKEEDVRAMVALAEEKFGRLNIMVNNAGFGGKMMPLHEQTSEDWDRIHNVNLKGVFYGIKYAVPALKKSGGGAIVNVSSAAGMVGWKGHSVYGAAKAGVNQLTKAAALDYAKDNIRVNAILPGTIWTGLVPESQQFAEPPEGIYKIPGIPMDRWGLAREIADTGLFLASDEASYITGVLLPVDGGYCIGYSSMAADEFFRTASSAVD comes from the coding sequence ATGCGTCTGGAAAATAAAGTGGCCGTCATCACCGGGGCGGGCTCCGGCATGGGCAAGGCGATGGCGGAAGGATTTGCCGCTGAGGGTGCTAAAATCGTTTGTGCTGACATCAGTGGCAAGCAGGACGAAGTCGCCGCCGCCCTTGGCGAGGCGGCGGTCAGCATCCATGTCGATGTGGCCAAGGAAGAGGATGTCCGCGCCATGGTGGCGCTGGCGGAAGAGAAATTCGGCCGGCTGAATATCATGGTCAATAACGCCGGTTTCGGTGGCAAGATGATGCCGCTGCATGAACAGACCAGCGAAGACTGGGACAGAATTCATAACGTCAACCTCAAGGGCGTGTTCTACGGCATAAAATATGCGGTGCCTGCCCTGAAAAAGAGCGGTGGCGGCGCCATTGTCAATGTTTCCTCAGCGGCCGGCATGGTCGGCTGGAAAGGGCATAGCGTTTACGGCGCGGCCAAGGCCGGCGTAAACCAGCTGACCAAGGCAGCGGCGCTTGATTATGCCAAAGATAACATTCGGGTAAACGCCATCCTGCCCGGCACGATCTGGACCGGCCTGGTGCCGGAATCCCAGCAGTTTGCCGAGCCGCCGGAGGGGATTTACAAAATTCCGGGTATTCCGATGGACCGCTGGGGCCTGGCCCGGGAGATTGCCGATACCGGCCTGTTCCTCGCCAGCGATGAGGCCTCCTATATCACCGGGGTATTGCTACCGGTTGATGGCGGCTATTGCATTGGCTACTCCAGCATGGCGGCGGATGAATTTTTCCGCACGGCATCGTCGGCGGTCGATTAA
- a CDS encoding SDR family NAD(P)-dependent oxidoreductase, producing the protein MSEKVALVTGAAAGIGAAICRQLARDGIAVGVSDINLEDAKKVADSIVAEGGKAIALECNVADRENVKAAVNELRSAFGAITILVNNAGIPGITPFEEITDEMWDRQMEVNLKGVFIPTQVVLPDMKAAKWGRIVNISSSGAQSGCPHMAHYTAAKGGVISFTRTLALELGPLGITVNNVPPASVMNTVMSEANKKKFPIHPDDLKKMLPVRRTGEPEDIANAVSWLVKEETGYVTGQTIGVNGGRVVS; encoded by the coding sequence ATGAGTGAAAAAGTTGCGCTGGTCACAGGGGCGGCCGCGGGGATTGGAGCGGCCATTTGCCGGCAACTGGCACGTGACGGGATCGCCGTCGGAGTATCGGATATCAATCTGGAGGATGCGAAAAAAGTCGCCGACAGCATCGTGGCCGAGGGAGGAAAAGCCATTGCCCTTGAGTGCAATGTGGCGGACCGGGAAAACGTCAAGGCTGCAGTCAATGAATTGCGCAGCGCCTTCGGTGCCATCACCATCCTGGTCAATAATGCCGGTATTCCCGGGATTACGCCCTTTGAAGAGATTACCGACGAAATGTGGGATCGCCAGATGGAGGTCAACCTGAAGGGTGTCTTTATCCCGACCCAGGTGGTGCTGCCGGATATGAAGGCGGCGAAATGGGGACGGATTGTCAATATTTCTTCTTCCGGTGCCCAGTCCGGCTGTCCGCACATGGCCCATTACACGGCAGCCAAAGGCGGCGTTATCTCCTTTACCCGCACCTTGGCCCTGGAGCTGGGACCATTGGGTATTACCGTCAACAATGTACCGCCGGCGTCGGTGATGAATACGGTCATGTCGGAAGCCAACAAGAAAAAATTCCCGATCCATCCTGATGACCTGAAGAAGATGTTGCCGGTCCGCAGGACCGGCGAGCCGGAGGATATCGCCAATGCTGTTTCTTGGCTGGTCAAGGAGGAGACAGGCTATGTCACCGGGCAGACCATTGGTGTCAACGGTGGCAGGGTTGTTTCCTAG
- a CDS encoding SDR family oxidoreductase, producing MGNQLSEKVALITGASSGIGEGAALALAAEGVKVVVTARRADRLEDLVSKIKDNGGDALAVAGDITDEEFAKSVVARTVEAYGRLDILVNSAGVMALDGVDKADLDKWRHVMNINFFATLYTCTAAIPHLRAQGGGDIINISSTAGRRTAAAIGPYGASKFALNAMTEGLRQEVGGDGIRVCVIEPGATSTEVAESIDDPRKKEFIRHHVTKEGSMKTEDIGKTIVFIISLPRRANVSEILIRPTSDVAAM from the coding sequence ATGGGAAACCAGCTGTCGGAAAAAGTCGCCCTGATTACCGGGGCTTCATCAGGGATTGGGGAAGGGGCAGCGCTTGCCCTCGCTGCGGAAGGCGTGAAGGTCGTTGTCACGGCCCGCCGGGCGGATCGTCTCGAAGACCTGGTCAGCAAGATTAAGGACAATGGCGGCGATGCCCTGGCAGTTGCCGGCGACATCACAGATGAAGAATTCGCCAAATCTGTGGTCGCCAGGACGGTCGAGGCCTATGGACGGCTGGACATTCTTGTCAATTCCGCCGGGGTCATGGCGCTGGACGGCGTAGACAAGGCCGACCTGGACAAATGGCGGCATGTGATGAATATCAATTTCTTTGCCACTCTCTACACCTGTACGGCGGCCATCCCCCATCTGCGCGCACAGGGCGGTGGCGATATTATCAATATTTCCTCTACCGCCGGCAGGCGTACTGCGGCAGCGATCGGCCCCTATGGCGCCAGCAAATTCGCCCTCAATGCGATGACAGAGGGGCTGCGCCAGGAAGTTGGCGGGGACGGTATTCGCGTCTGTGTGATCGAGCCGGGCGCCACGTCAACCGAAGTGGCTGAGTCCATTGACGATCCCCGAAAGAAAGAATTTATCCGCCATCATGTCACCAAGGAAGGTTCCATGAAGACAGAGGATATCGGCAAGACCATTGTCTTCATCATCTCGCTGCCGCGGCGGGCGAATGTGTCCGAGATCCTTATTCGACCGACCAGCGACGTCGCAGCGATGTAG